A DNA window from Fragaria vesca subsp. vesca linkage group LG3, FraVesHawaii_1.0, whole genome shotgun sequence contains the following coding sequences:
- the LOC101299938 gene encoding histone H4-like yields the protein MSGRGKGGKGLGKGGAKRHRKVLRDNIQGITKPAIRRLARRGGVKRISGLIYEETRGVLKIFLENVIRDAVTYTEHARRKTVTAMDVVYALKRQGRTLYGFGG from the coding sequence ATGTCAGGGCGCGGCAAGGGAGGCAAGGGATTGGGCAAAGGAGGAGCCAAGCGTCACAGGAAGGTTCTCCGGGACAACATCCAGGGCATCACCAAGCCCGCCATTCGCCGTTTGGCTCGCAGAGGCGGCGTCAAGCGTATCTCTGGTCTCATCTATGAAGAGACCAGAGGTGTCCTCAAGATCTTTCTCGAGAACGTCATCCGTGACGCCGTCACTTACACTGAGCACGCTCGCAGGAAGACCGTCACCGCCATGGATGTTGTCTATGCTTTGAAGAGGCAGGGAAGGACTCTCTATGGATTTGGGGGTTAA
- the LOC101299650 gene encoding histone H4-like: protein MSGRGKGGKGLGKGGAKRHRKVLRDNIQGITKPAIRRLARRGGVKRISGLIYEETRGVLKIFLENVIRDAVTYTEHARRKTVTAMDVVYALKRQGRTLYGFGG, encoded by the coding sequence ATGTCAGGGCGCGGCAAGGGAGGCAAGGGATTGGGAAAGGGAGGAGCCAAGCGTCACAGGAAGGTCCTCAGGGATAACATCCAGGGCATCACCAAGCCCGCCATCCGCCGTTTGGCTCGCAGAGGCGGCGTCAAGCGTATCTCCGGTCTTATCTACGAAGAGACCAGAGGAGTCCTCAAGATCTTTCTCGAGAACGTCATCCGTGACGCCGTCACTTACACCGAGCACGCTCGCAGGAAGACAGTCACCGCCATGGATGTTGTTTATGCTTTGAAGAGGCAAGGGAGGACCCTCTACGGATTCGGGGGTTGA
- the LOC101297819 gene encoding casein kinase I isoform delta-like, producing the protein MERIIRGKFKLGRKIGSGSFGEIYLATHMETGETLAAKIESKKTKHLQLMYETKLYKILRGSAIASMKWAGFDHDDKVVIIDLLGRSLEDLFVYCGSKFSLKTVLMLAEQMITRVEYLHSKGFLHRDIKPDNYVMGLGREANQVYIIDFGLAKRFRNPTTNRHIPYRENKILTGTPRYASCNTHLGIDQSRRDDLESLGHVLLYFLRGSLPWQGLKAATKKQKYEKICDKKLSTTIEVLCKSHPVEFASYFHYCHSLTFDQRPDYAFLKRLFRDLFKRQGFEFDYVFDWTILKYQQAQQTTRGHGESAPAQIVTSSRAMPADVRNQGVDGF; encoded by the coding sequence ATGGAGAGGATTATCCGAGGCAAGTTCAAGCTAGGTCGAAAAATCGGGAGCGGTTCCTTTGGTGAAATTTACCTCGCTACTCATATGGAGACCGGAGAGACCTTGGCGGCCAAGATTGAAAGTAAGAAAACGAAGCATTTACAGCTTATGTACGAGACCAAGCTGTATAAAATTCTACGAGGAAGTGCCATTGCAAGCATGAAGTGGGCGGGGTTTGATCATGACGATAAAGTTGTGATCATAGACTTGTTGGGGCGGAGTCTTGAAGACTTATTTGTTTACTGTGGGAGCAAGTTTTCTCTGAAAACGGTCTTAATGTTGGCCGAGCAGATGATCACAAGAGTAGAGTACTTGCATTCGAAAGGGTTTTTGCATAGGGACATCAAACCCGACAATTATGTCATGGGTCTTGGCAGGGAAGCAAATCAGGTTTACATTATCGATTTTGGATTGGCGAAAAGATTTCGGAATCCAACTACAAATAGGCATATTCCATACAGAGAAAATAAAATCTTAACAGGAACTCCACGATATGCTAGCTGCAATACCCATTTGGGAATCGATCAGAGTCGCCGGGATGATTTGGAGTCACTTGGCCATGTTCTTCTGTATTTCTTAAGAGGAAGCCTTCCTTGGCAGGGTCTAAAAGCTGCAACGAAGAAGCAAAAATATGAGAAGATTTGTGACAAGAAGTTATCAACTACCATTGAGGTGCTATGTAAGTCTCATCCTGTGGAGTTTGCATCCTACTTCCACTATTGCCATTCCTTGACATTTGATCAACGTCCGGATTATGCATTCTTGAAGCGTCTGTTTCGTGACTTGTTTAAACGACAAGGGTTTGAGTTTGATTATGTATTTGACTGGACAATCCTAAAATACCAGCAGGCACAACAAACAACAAGGGGTCATGGTGAATCAGCTCCAGCTCAAATAGTGACTAGCAGTCGAGCAATGCCTGCGGATGTGAGGAATCAAGGAGTTGATGGTTTCTAA
- the LOC101298109 gene encoding putative pentatricopeptide repeat-containing protein At1g12700, mitochondrial-like, with protein MKMMLKSLEAFSSCSHFGSTRGMPFLHSTLALHNFMALFHSQPSNPIKSVRDVEHTLNVFKGMLHMRPLPPLVCFNQLLAQLVKLEHYDVVISLFKQMGLMGIPYDSPTLSILANCYCYLNQAQAPGLGLSVLPHFFKLGLQPDVTTFTALIKVFLLQTAIEPKTSNPKVNYLDFALKMFHEMLHLRPLPSVIPFNRILSQLVKLKQYSAVISLNRQMLLRRIVPDDYTLNILINCYCHLNQMGFSLSVLGNFFKLGLQPDVIAFNTLIHGFVLEIQVAEAALIFTKMLEGGHCKPNVVTFNTLIKGFCKKGNNSAAIQLLRNMEERGCEPDIVSYSTIIDSLCKETLVVDARKHFSEMISRGIAPNVVTYTSLIHGVCNLGQWQEATRLMDQMLSKGVFPDVFTFNVLVDTLCKEGMVVEAKSVVQMMIQRNIEPVTITYNSLMDGYCMRGEMDEARQVFDLMIRRGSMVDVQSCSILINGYCKAKEVNKANKIFKKMRRMELVPDTVTYTSLIDGFCKAGRIQEAVELFSKMHGCGHLSNLQTYAVLLDGLCNNQRLTTAMELLKEMEVNKMVVNVIVYNIVIEGLCKSGNIETARDLFSHLSTKGLQPDVRTYNIIIHGLCLHGLLIEAEKLLREMGGRGCSPDGWTYNIIIRGLLKNNKTSRAIGYIQEMVKWGFYADAFTMELIVGLLCEDVVDPALSPLLKDA; from the coding sequence ATGAAGATGATGCTCAAATCACTTGAGGCCTTTTCTTCTTGTTCTCACTTCGGCAGCACAAGAGGTATGCCTTTCCTTCACTCTACTCTTGCTCTCCACAATTTCATGGCCTTGTTTCATTCTCAACCCTCAAACCCAATCAAATCAGTGAGAGATGTGGAGCATACCTTGAATGTGTTCAAGGGAATGCTTCACATGCGTCCTCTGCCTCCTCTTGTCTGCTTCAACCAACTCTTGGCTCAACTTGTCAAATTGGAGCATTATGATGTAGTGATTTCTCTGTTTAAACAAATGGGTCTCATGGGAATCCCTTATGATTCTCCTACTCTCAGCATTCTCGCAAATTGCTACTGTTATTTGAATCAAGCACAAGCCCCCGGGTTGGGTTTATCTGTTTTGCCACACTTCTTCAAACTGGGTCTTCAACCAGATGTCACCACCTTCACTGCTCTAATCAAAGTCTTTCTTCTTCAGACAGCCATAGAACCCAAGACCTCAAACCCAAAAGTCAATTATCTTGACTTTGCCTTGAAGATGTTCCATGAAATGCTTCACTTGCGTCCTCTACCTTCTGTTATCCCTTTCAATCGAATCTTGTCTCAACTTGTCAAACTGAAGCAGTATTCTGCAGTCATATCTTTGAATAGACAAATGCTTCTGCGTCGAATTGTTCCTGATGACTATACTCTTAACATTCTCATCAACTGCTATTGCCATTTGAACCAAATGGGGTTTAGCTTGTCTGTATTGGGAAATTTCTTCAAATTGGGTCTTCAACCAGATGTCATCGCCTTCAACACTCTGATCCATGGTTTTGTTCTCGAGATTCAAGTGGCTGAGGCTGCACTGATTTTCACCAAAATGCTGGAGGGTGGTCATTGTAAGCCCAATGTGGTTACTTTCAATACACTTATAAAGGGCTTTTGCAAGAAAGGGAACAACAGTGCTGCAATTCAATTACTTAGGAACATGGAAGAAAGAGGGTGCGAGCCTGACATTGTTTCGTATAGCACCATCATCGATAGTCTTTGCAAGGAGACACTAGTTGTAGATGCAAGGAAGCACTTCTCAGAGATGATTAGTAGAGGTATTGCTCCCAATGTTGTCACCTACACCTCTTTGATTCACGGTGTTTGCAATTTAGGCCAGTGGCAAGAAGCTACAAGGTTAATGGATCAAATGTTGAGTAAAGGTGTCTTTCCAGATGTCTTCACCTTTAATGTCTTGGTTGATACACTTTGCAAGGAAGGGATGGTCGTCGAAGCCAAAAGTGTGGTTCAAATGATGATTCAAAGAAATATTGAGCCTGTTACAATTACATATAACTCACTTATGGACGGTTACTGTATGCGAGGAGAAATGGACGAGGCAAGACAAGTTTTTGACCTTATGATTAGAAGGGGCTCCATGGTTGATGTTCAGAGTTGTAGCATATTGATTAACGGATATTGCAAGGCTAAAGAGGTCAATAAGGCTAACAAGATTTTTAAGAAAATGCGTCGTATGGAACTAGTTCCAGATACAGTTACTTATACCTCTCTAATTGATGGTTTTTGCAAAGCGGGGAGAATTCAAGAAGCAGTGGAGTTGTTCTCTAAGATGCACGGTTGTGGGCACCTCTCGAATCTTCAAACTTATGCTGTTTTACTTGATGGCCTGTGTAACAATCAGCGACTTACTACGGCAATGGAATTGCTTAAAGAGATGGAAGTCAACAAAATGGTAGTTAATGTTATAGTTTACAATATTGTTATTGAAGGTTTGTGCAAATCTGGAAATATTGAAACTGCCAGAGATCTCTTCTCTCACTTATCAACAAAAGGACTTCAACCTGATGTGAGAACATACAATATCATTATTCATGGACTTTGTCTTCATGGCTTATTGATTGAAGCAGAAAAGTTGCTGAGAGAAATGGGAGGGAGAGGGTGTTCTCCAGATGGTTGGACCTATAACATCATCATCCGAGGGTTGTTGAAAAACAATAAGACATCAAGGGCTATAGGATATATTCAAGAAATGGTCAAATGGGGTTTCTATGCAGATGCATTTACTATGGAATTGATAGTTGGTTTATTGTGTGAGGATGTAGTGGATCCGGCTTTGTCGCCGTTGTTAAAAGATGCATGA